Proteins encoded together in one Schumannella luteola window:
- a CDS encoding LLM class F420-dependent oxidoreductase encodes MTTNRPVRIGVQVQPQHALYTDIRDTVRALEDLGVDVVFNWDHFFPLSGEPEGLHYESWTMLAAIAEQTERVELGALVNCNSYRNADLQADMARTIDHISAKGGTGRFIFGTGSGWFEKDYDAYGYEFGTVGSRLDALGESLPRIEARWAKLNPAPTREIPVLIGGGGERKTLRLVAKHADIWHSFADPETLKHKISVLKDWCEKENRDFTEIELSNEQRQKDLKLADELHATGVTLFTIGLSGPDYPLEQVRDWIRWRDEING; translated from the coding sequence ATGACCACCAACCGCCCCGTCCGCATCGGCGTGCAGGTTCAGCCGCAGCACGCGCTCTACACCGACATCCGCGACACCGTGCGCGCTCTCGAAGACCTCGGCGTCGACGTCGTCTTCAACTGGGACCACTTCTTCCCGCTCAGCGGCGAGCCCGAGGGGCTGCACTACGAGTCGTGGACGATGCTCGCCGCCATCGCCGAGCAGACCGAGCGCGTCGAGCTCGGCGCCCTCGTCAACTGCAACTCGTATCGCAACGCCGACCTGCAGGCCGACATGGCCCGCACGATCGATCACATCAGTGCGAAGGGCGGCACCGGCCGCTTCATCTTCGGCACCGGCTCGGGGTGGTTCGAGAAGGACTACGACGCCTACGGCTACGAGTTCGGCACGGTCGGCTCGCGCCTCGACGCGCTCGGCGAATCGCTGCCGCGCATCGAGGCCCGATGGGCGAAGCTCAATCCGGCCCCGACGCGCGAGATCCCGGTGCTGATCGGCGGCGGCGGGGAGCGCAAGACGCTGCGGCTCGTCGCCAAGCACGCCGACATCTGGCACAGCTTCGCCGACCCGGAGACGCTGAAGCACAAGATCTCGGTGCTCAAGGACTGGTGCGAGAAGGAGAACCGCGATTTCACTGAGATCGAGCTCTCGAACGAGCAGCGCCAGAAGGACCTCAAGCTCGCTGACGAGCTGCACGCGACCGGCGTCACGCTCTTCACGATCGGCCTCAGCGGCCCCGACTACCCGCTCGAGCAGGTGCGCGACTGGATCCGCTGGCGCGACGAGATCAACGGCTGA
- a CDS encoding alpha/beta fold hydrolase, whose amino-acid sequence MTRILGDTGPAILLLPGGAEAVEGFFPGLPEALATHGFRVILHDRPGSGSSTEPASLAGLSDALHATIAGLGVGPVVAIGQSLGAAAALLLARDHPADVAGLVLLDASPITDPPLALQLEKTAAAGVRLQRVPVLGSLLRALLRSTTARSARRHGMAAPERAAALKMTDADFVQLGRAVVGFAEEALSFDPTRLPRVPAAVVTADRRPDHPIHRAHARVATALDAPLISWPGAEHMVHLTHSSEVLEVILEVLTRVRERA is encoded by the coding sequence ATGACGCGCATCCTCGGCGACACCGGACCCGCCATCCTGCTGCTCCCCGGCGGCGCCGAAGCCGTCGAGGGCTTCTTCCCGGGACTGCCCGAGGCGCTCGCCACCCACGGGTTCCGGGTGATCCTGCACGACCGGCCCGGTTCCGGTTCGTCGACCGAGCCGGCATCGCTCGCCGGGCTGAGCGACGCCCTGCACGCGACGATCGCCGGCCTCGGCGTCGGCCCCGTCGTCGCGATCGGGCAGAGTCTCGGGGCCGCCGCGGCGCTGCTGCTCGCCCGCGACCATCCCGCCGACGTGGCAGGGCTCGTGCTGCTCGACGCCTCGCCGATCACCGACCCGCCGCTCGCCCTGCAGCTCGAGAAGACCGCCGCCGCCGGGGTGCGGCTGCAGCGCGTCCCCGTGCTCGGAAGCCTGCTGCGCGCACTGCTGCGTTCGACGACCGCGCGCTCGGCGCGGCGCCACGGGATGGCCGCACCCGAGCGGGCGGCCGCGCTGAAGATGACCGACGCCGACTTCGTCCAGCTCGGTCGGGCGGTCGTCGGATTCGCCGAGGAGGCGCTGAGCTTCGACCCGACGCGGCTGCCGCGCGTGCCGGCCGCCGTGGTGACAGCCGATCGCCGGCCCGACCACCCGATCCACCGCGCGCACGCCCGGGTGGCGACCGCGCTCGACGCGCCGCTCATCAGCTGGCCGGGGGCCGAGCACATGGTGCACCTGACGCATTCGAGCGAGGTGCTCGAGGTCATCCTCGAGGTGCTGACGCGGGTGCGGGAGCGCGCCTGA
- a CDS encoding DoxX family protein, which translates to MRAPTSIALLLLRVVLGVVFIAHGLQKLAQGGIAGTAQGFGQMGVPLPEIAAPAIIALEIGGGALLILGLASRILGALLAVDMIVAWGLVHAGSGFFAQDGGFEYVLVLAVVGAAIAVAGPGRFAVDAALGGVVRSRRQRRTLTPARA; encoded by the coding sequence ATGAGAGCACCCACCTCGATCGCCCTGCTGCTGCTCCGCGTCGTCCTCGGCGTGGTCTTCATCGCCCACGGTCTGCAGAAGCTGGCCCAGGGCGGAATCGCCGGAACCGCCCAGGGCTTCGGCCAGATGGGCGTGCCGCTTCCCGAGATCGCCGCGCCCGCGATCATCGCCCTCGAGATCGGCGGGGGAGCCCTGCTGATCCTCGGTCTCGCCAGTCGCATCCTCGGCGCCCTGCTCGCCGTCGACATGATCGTCGCCTGGGGCCTCGTGCACGCCGGCTCGGGTTTCTTCGCGCAGGACGGCGGCTTCGAGTACGTGCTCGTGCTGGCCGTCGTCGGCGCCGCGATCGCGGTCGCCGGACCCGGACGCTTCGCGGTGGATGCCGCCCTCGGCGGCGTCGTGCGGTCGCGTCGTCAGCGCCGCACCCTCACCCCGGCCCGCGCCTGA
- a CDS encoding aldo/keto reductase, producing MPTTTIDDLILNNGVTLPPIGLGVFQSPPAETSAAVATALELGYRHVDTAAAYANEREVGEGIRASGVARDDIIIETKVWPSDYGRDETRHAFDKAAAKLGVDRIDVLILHQPAPAGFDRTVAAYLVLQQLLADGAVRAIGVSNFMPQHLDRLLAEVDVVPQLNQVELHPYFAQPEVQAADARHGILTQAWSPIGGITFYPGPWGDDRRSVLADPTIAEIAAAHGKSPAQVMLRWGMQQGRSVIPKSTNPARIAENLAVFDFALSADELATIDALDTGRRSGPDPDSARTDLFDRVIPEA from the coding sequence ATGCCGACCACGACGATCGACGACCTCATCCTCAACAACGGCGTCACGCTGCCCCCGATCGGGCTCGGCGTGTTCCAGAGCCCGCCCGCCGAGACCAGTGCCGCGGTCGCCACCGCGCTCGAGCTCGGCTACCGCCACGTCGACACGGCTGCGGCGTACGCGAACGAGCGTGAGGTGGGCGAGGGCATCCGCGCCTCGGGCGTCGCGCGCGACGACATCATCATCGAGACGAAGGTCTGGCCGAGCGACTACGGGCGCGACGAGACCCGGCACGCCTTCGACAAGGCGGCGGCGAAGCTCGGCGTCGACCGCATCGACGTGCTGATCCTGCACCAGCCCGCGCCCGCCGGCTTCGACCGCACGGTCGCCGCGTACCTGGTCCTGCAGCAGCTGCTCGCCGACGGCGCCGTGCGCGCGATCGGGGTGAGCAACTTCATGCCGCAGCACCTCGACCGGCTGCTCGCCGAGGTGGATGTCGTCCCGCAGCTCAACCAGGTCGAGCTGCACCCCTACTTCGCCCAGCCGGAGGTGCAGGCGGCGGATGCGCGCCACGGCATCCTCACCCAGGCCTGGTCGCCGATCGGCGGCATCACGTTCTACCCGGGCCCCTGGGGCGACGACCGGCGCAGCGTTCTCGCCGACCCGACGATCGCCGAGATCGCGGCGGCGCACGGCAAGAGCCCGGCTCAGGTCATGCTGCGCTGGGGGATGCAACAGGGACGCTCGGTGATCCCGAAGTCGACCAACCCGGCGCGCATCGCCGAGAACCTCGCGGTGTTCGACTTCGCGCTCTCGGCCGACGAGCTGGCCACGATCGACGCGCTCGACACCGGCCGTCGCAGCGGCCCCGATCCCGACAGCGCCCGCACCGACCTGTTCGACCGGGTCATCCCCGAGGCCTGA
- a CDS encoding helix-turn-helix transcriptional regulator, with the protein MDLRGEISEFLRSRRSRITPESAGLSAGGNRRVPGLRREEVAVLAAISVDWYVRIERGNLSGVSDEVLHALADALQLDDAERQHLFDLARASAGPGRRGAAGSRFATTTTVSAGLIAMLESMTGMPAWVRNHRFEVLAANPLARALYSPLFGSEIAQGNNALFTFLDPLAREFFVDWERNADDIVAVLRGYAGAHPDDRELSTLIGQLATQSPEFSHRWAAHDVKHHRTGRKLLHHPIVGDLELGFEALTVPADASLHVFVYHPLDASSREALQLLASWDATERAEGDERAEDSERAGDADGAEVSPPAR; encoded by the coding sequence ATGGACCTGCGCGGCGAGATCTCCGAGTTCCTGCGGTCGCGGCGCTCACGGATCACGCCCGAGAGCGCGGGACTCAGCGCCGGCGGCAACCGGCGGGTTCCCGGACTGCGGCGCGAGGAGGTCGCGGTGCTCGCGGCGATCTCGGTCGACTGGTACGTGCGCATCGAGCGCGGCAATCTCTCCGGCGTCTCCGACGAGGTGCTGCACGCCCTCGCCGACGCCCTGCAGCTCGACGACGCCGAGCGGCAGCACCTGTTCGATCTCGCGCGCGCCTCCGCCGGACCGGGTCGACGCGGCGCCGCAGGTAGTCGGTTCGCGACGACGACGACCGTGAGCGCCGGCCTGATCGCGATGCTCGAGTCGATGACCGGGATGCCGGCCTGGGTGCGCAACCACCGCTTCGAGGTGCTCGCCGCGAATCCCCTCGCCCGTGCGCTCTACAGCCCGCTGTTCGGCAGCGAGATCGCGCAGGGCAACAATGCGCTCTTCACGTTCCTCGATCCGCTCGCGCGCGAGTTCTTCGTCGACTGGGAGCGCAACGCCGACGACATCGTGGCGGTGCTGCGCGGGTATGCCGGCGCGCATCCGGACGACCGCGAGCTGTCGACGTTGATCGGCCAGCTCGCGACGCAGAGCCCGGAGTTCTCGCACCGCTGGGCCGCGCACGACGTGAAGCACCACCGCACGGGGCGCAAGCTCCTGCATCACCCGATCGTCGGCGACCTCGAACTCGGCTTCGAGGCGCTGACCGTGCCCGCGGATGCGTCGTTGCATGTCTTCGTGTACCACCCGCTCGACGCGTCGAGCCGCGAGGCGCTGCAGCTGCTGGCCAGCTGGGACGCGACCGAGCGCGCCGAAGGAGACGAGCGCGCCGAAGACTCGGAGCGTGCCGGGGACGCCGACGGTGCCGAGGTCAGTCCGCCGGCCCGGTGA
- the ffh gene encoding signal recognition particle protein, giving the protein MAAFASLSDRLTATFRNLRTKGKLTPADVDGTVREIRRALLDADVALEVVKQFTSTVRERALSDEVNKALNPAQQVVQIVNEELIAVLGGQQRRLEFAKQPPTVIMLAGLQGAGKTTLAGKLAKHLKKEGHTPLLVASDLQRPNAVTQLQVVGEQAGVPVWAPEPGNGVGDPVRVARDGVAEAKRKQFDTVIVDTAGRLGIDAELMKQASDIRKAVDPDEVLFVIDAMIGQDAVTTARAFQEGVDFTGVVLSKLDGDARGGAALSVASVTGRPIMFASTGENLDDFEPFYPDRMASRILDLGDILSLIEQAQEAFDEEEARKVAEKFATDSFTLDDFLKQMQQLKNMGSIKGMLSMLPGARGMREQLDNFDEKEITRTEAIIQSMTMQERSQPKLLNGSRRLRIAKGSGTTVTEVNSLMQRFEQASKMMKTVAKGGMPQVPGMGPVPGMGGGRAAAKKAAAQAKKKGGSKSGNPAKRAAENRAIAEGKPVGGSNAGGSGFGLGGGAGSGAGSGQPSEEELAALGKFLNR; this is encoded by the coding sequence ATGGCCGCTTTCGCCTCACTCTCCGATCGCCTCACCGCGACCTTCCGCAACCTCCGCACCAAGGGCAAGCTCACGCCCGCCGACGTCGACGGCACCGTGCGCGAGATCCGCCGGGCGCTGCTCGACGCCGACGTCGCCCTCGAGGTCGTGAAGCAGTTCACCAGCACCGTGCGCGAGCGCGCCCTCAGCGACGAGGTCAACAAGGCGCTCAACCCGGCCCAGCAGGTCGTCCAGATCGTCAACGAAGAGCTCATCGCGGTGCTCGGCGGGCAGCAGCGCCGCCTCGAGTTCGCGAAGCAGCCGCCGACCGTCATCATGCTCGCCGGCCTCCAGGGCGCCGGAAAGACGACCCTCGCCGGCAAGCTCGCGAAGCACCTCAAGAAGGAGGGGCACACGCCGCTGCTCGTGGCGAGCGACCTCCAGCGCCCCAACGCGGTCACCCAGCTGCAGGTCGTCGGCGAGCAGGCCGGCGTCCCGGTCTGGGCGCCCGAACCGGGCAACGGCGTCGGCGACCCGGTGCGCGTCGCCCGCGACGGCGTCGCCGAGGCGAAGCGCAAGCAGTTCGACACCGTCATCGTCGACACCGCCGGCCGCCTCGGCATCGACGCCGAGCTGATGAAGCAGGCCTCCGACATCCGCAAGGCCGTCGACCCCGACGAGGTGCTCTTCGTCATCGACGCGATGATCGGCCAGGACGCGGTCACGACCGCCCGCGCCTTCCAGGAAGGCGTCGACTTCACCGGCGTCGTGCTCTCGAAGCTCGATGGCGACGCCCGCGGTGGTGCCGCTCTCTCGGTCGCCAGCGTGACCGGCCGCCCCATCATGTTCGCCTCCACGGGCGAGAACCTCGACGACTTCGAGCCGTTCTACCCCGACCGCATGGCGAGCCGCATCCTCGACCTCGGTGACATCCTCAGCCTCATCGAGCAGGCCCAGGAGGCTTTCGACGAGGAGGAGGCGCGCAAGGTCGCCGAGAAGTTCGCGACCGACAGCTTCACGCTCGACGACTTCCTCAAGCAGATGCAGCAGCTCAAGAACATGGGCTCCATCAAGGGGATGCTGAGCATGCTGCCCGGCGCCCGCGGCATGCGCGAGCAGCTCGACAACTTCGACGAGAAGGAGATCACCCGCACCGAGGCGATCATCCAGTCGATGACGATGCAGGAGCGCAGCCAGCCGAAGCTGCTCAACGGCTCGCGCCGCCTGCGCATCGCGAAGGGATCGGGCACCACGGTGACCGAGGTCAACTCGCTGATGCAGCGCTTCGAGCAGGCGTCGAAGATGATGAAGACCGTCGCCAAGGGCGGGATGCCGCAGGTTCCGGGCATGGGACCGGTGCCCGGCATGGGCGGCGGCCGCGCCGCGGCGAAGAAGGCGGCAGCGCAGGCGAAGAAGAAGGGCGGCTCGAAGAGCGGCAACCCCGCCAAGCGCGCCGCCGAGAACCGCGCGATCGCCGAGGGCAAGCCGGTCGGCGGCTCGAACGCCGGCGGCTCGGGCTTCGGCCTCGGCGGGGGCGCGGGTTCCGGAGCCGGCTCGGGCCAGCCGAGCGAGGAGGAGCTGGCGGCGCTGGGCAAGTTCCTGAACCGCTGA
- a CDS encoding gamma carbonic anhydrase family protein, with product MALILPFDGDFPEIHPTAFIAPNATIIGRVRIAAEASVWYGTVLRGDLEWIDLGEGSNIQDNSVVHTDLGNPTVIGAGVGIGHAAIIHGTTIGDGALVGMGSRLLSGSKLGARALLAAGAVLLEGHEVPDGHIAAGVPAKVRGEITDEGMRDRIARNAVQYRELARAHRGLEPREA from the coding sequence ATGGCGCTCATCCTGCCGTTCGACGGCGACTTCCCCGAGATCCACCCGACCGCGTTCATCGCCCCGAACGCCACGATCATCGGCCGCGTGCGCATCGCCGCGGAGGCGAGCGTCTGGTATGGCACAGTGCTGCGCGGCGACCTCGAATGGATCGACCTCGGCGAGGGCAGCAACATCCAGGACAACTCGGTCGTGCACACCGACCTCGGCAACCCGACCGTGATCGGCGCGGGCGTCGGCATCGGCCACGCGGCGATCATCCACGGCACGACGATCGGCGACGGCGCCCTGGTCGGCATGGGCTCGCGGCTGCTGAGCGGTTCGAAGCTCGGCGCGCGCGCCCTGCTGGCCGCCGGCGCGGTGCTGCTCGAGGGGCACGAGGTGCCCGACGGTCACATCGCGGCGGGCGTTCCGGCGAAGGTGCGCGGCGAGATCACCGACGAAGGGATGCGCGACCGCATCGCCCGCAATGCGGTGCAGTACCGGGAGCTCGCGCGCGCGCACCGCGGGCTCGAGCCGCGCGAGGCCTGA
- a CDS encoding DMT family transporter, with the protein MSTQNVPAPSGIPSSSATPPSRRETLLLAGAIVFTVLAWASAFLVIRGVAPHLAPGGLAFGRLIVGALALIVLFAISRRWVTPTAREWMLLLGYGVLWFGLYNVALNTAETTLDAGTTAMIVNVGPILIALGGGLIFHEGISRWLAIGFVVAFAGIVLIGVASGAHFGDLGGMLWCLVAAVTYAAGVLTQKPTLRRLPGIQVTLFGALIGAVVTTPFAPQLVGDLGRVAHDTPHSLSPVVLGIVYLGVVPTALAFTTWAYALGRVPASRLGISTYVVPPIAVLLGWAAFGEVPAPLALVGGVVCLAGVALSRRRSRPAVVVSEQAPVSEASPGR; encoded by the coding sequence GTGAGCACGCAGAACGTCCCCGCACCGTCGGGTATCCCGTCGTCCTCCGCGACGCCGCCGTCGCGCCGAGAGACCCTGCTGCTCGCCGGGGCGATCGTGTTCACGGTGCTCGCCTGGGCGAGCGCCTTCCTGGTCATCCGCGGAGTCGCCCCGCACCTCGCGCCGGGCGGCCTCGCCTTCGGCCGGCTCATCGTCGGCGCGCTCGCGCTCATCGTGCTGTTCGCGATCTCCCGTCGCTGGGTGACGCCGACGGCGCGCGAGTGGATGCTGCTGCTCGGCTACGGCGTGCTCTGGTTCGGCCTCTACAACGTCGCGCTCAACACCGCCGAGACCACGCTCGACGCCGGCACGACCGCGATGATCGTCAACGTCGGCCCCATCCTCATCGCGCTCGGCGGCGGGCTGATCTTCCACGAGGGCATCTCGCGCTGGCTCGCGATCGGCTTCGTGGTCGCCTTCGCCGGCATCGTGCTGATCGGTGTCGCGAGCGGCGCCCATTTCGGCGACCTCGGCGGGATGCTGTGGTGCCTGGTCGCGGCCGTCACCTACGCCGCCGGTGTGCTCACGCAGAAGCCGACACTGCGCCGGCTGCCCGGCATCCAGGTGACCCTGTTCGGCGCGCTCATCGGCGCGGTGGTCACCACGCCCTTCGCACCGCAGCTGGTCGGCGATCTCGGCCGGGTGGCTCACGACACCCCGCACTCGCTGAGCCCCGTCGTGCTGGGCATCGTCTACCTCGGCGTCGTGCCGACGGCGCTCGCCTTCACGACCTGGGCGTATGCGCTCGGCCGCGTTCCGGCGAGCCGGCTCGGCATCAGCACCTATGTGGTTCCGCCGATCGCGGTGCTGCTCGGCTGGGCCGCGTTCGGCGAGGTGCCGGCTCCGCTCGCGCTCGTCGGCGGGGTCGTCTGCCTCGCCGGCGTGGCCCTCAGCCGTCGCCGCTCCCGACCCGCGGTCGTCGTGTCCGAGCAGGCGCCGGTCTCCGAGGCGTCGCCCGGGCGTTGA
- a CDS encoding AraC family transcriptional regulator, with product MLATTLTVHDGDELTWVASGSSAIRIDGVTWSVDTDTALWIPAGVEHEVLPREDSLVFPIPIGIVEAPDLMRRTAPVRRTAELDRLCRELLQPGLSEHRDPEPVREQVRELLPSLITAAAALCLPHDDRARQVAEALLTEPHSARSLEEWAALVHTSAKTLQRSFRAETGMTFPQWRSAARLSAALPLLERGVPVTSVAARVGYSAPTAFIDAFRRRYGHSPARHRRRVLR from the coding sequence ATGCTGGCGACGACGCTCACGGTGCACGACGGCGACGAGCTGACCTGGGTCGCGAGCGGCAGCAGCGCGATCCGCATCGACGGCGTCACCTGGAGCGTCGACACCGACACCGCGCTCTGGATCCCGGCCGGGGTCGAGCACGAGGTGCTCCCCCGCGAGGACAGCCTCGTGTTCCCCATCCCGATCGGGATCGTCGAGGCGCCCGACCTGATGCGCCGCACCGCCCCCGTGCGTCGTACGGCCGAGCTCGACCGGCTCTGCCGCGAGCTGCTGCAGCCCGGCCTCAGCGAGCACCGCGACCCCGAGCCGGTGCGGGAGCAGGTGCGCGAGCTGCTTCCGAGCCTGATCACGGCAGCGGCGGCGCTGTGCCTGCCGCACGACGACCGCGCCCGTCAGGTCGCCGAGGCGCTGCTGACCGAGCCGCATTCCGCGCGCAGCCTCGAGGAGTGGGCGGCACTGGTGCACACGAGCGCCAAGACGCTGCAGCGCAGCTTCCGCGCCGAGACCGGGATGACCTTCCCGCAGTGGCGCAGTGCGGCGCGGCTGAGCGCGGCGCTGCCGCTGCTCGAGCGCGGGGTGCCGGTCACGAGCGTCGCCGCCCGCGTCGGCTACTCCGCGCCGACCGCGTTCATCGACGCGTTCCGGCGTCGCTACGGGCACTCGCCCGCGCGGCACCGGCGTCGCGTGCTGCGCTGA
- a CDS encoding glutamate--cysteine ligase, with protein sequence MGLSFAGSPRSSVGIEWELQCVDSATGDLSPAAPQILADLASDDSAFPHATGEFLTNTVELVSAPHDRVADAVADLARESRAAADAARGHGVDLMCAGTHPFALWQHQEVTPDKERYQTLLDRTQYWGRQLLIWGVHMHVGIDRRERVLPILNSLLTYYPHFQALSASSPFWTGIDTGYASNRALMFQQLPTAGLPPQLGAWEEYERIVDDLLHVGVIDHFSELRWDLRPSPKWGTIEIRFCDGLSTLREVGALTALAQCLIEEAEQTLDAGGEVDNMQPWFVRENKWRGARYGLDAIVIVNRAGDERLVTEHLAETLERLKPIAERLDCAGELADVQLILDRGASYQRQRRIAEAHGGDTRAVVAGLAAEFATGEPSTI encoded by the coding sequence ATGGGCCTCAGCTTCGCCGGATCGCCGCGCTCGAGCGTCGGCATCGAGTGGGAGCTGCAGTGCGTCGACAGCGCAACGGGCGACCTCTCCCCCGCCGCCCCGCAGATCCTCGCCGACCTCGCGAGCGACGACAGCGCATTCCCGCACGCGACCGGCGAGTTCCTGACGAACACGGTCGAGCTGGTCAGCGCGCCCCACGACCGGGTGGCGGATGCCGTGGCCGATCTCGCTCGCGAGTCGCGCGCCGCCGCCGACGCCGCCCGCGGCCACGGCGTCGACCTCATGTGCGCCGGCACGCATCCCTTCGCCCTCTGGCAGCACCAGGAGGTCACGCCCGACAAGGAGCGTTACCAGACGCTGCTCGACCGCACGCAGTACTGGGGACGCCAGCTGCTGATCTGGGGCGTGCACATGCACGTCGGCATCGACCGGCGCGAGCGCGTCCTGCCGATCCTCAACTCGCTGCTGACCTACTACCCGCACTTCCAGGCGCTGTCGGCGTCCAGCCCGTTCTGGACCGGCATCGACACCGGCTACGCCTCGAACCGCGCGCTCATGTTCCAGCAGCTGCCGACCGCCGGCCTGCCGCCGCAGCTCGGCGCCTGGGAGGAGTATGAGCGCATCGTCGACGACCTGCTTCACGTCGGGGTGATCGACCACTTCTCCGAGCTGCGCTGGGATCTGCGTCCCTCGCCGAAGTGGGGCACGATCGAGATCCGCTTCTGCGACGGACTGTCGACGCTGCGCGAGGTCGGCGCGCTGACCGCGTTGGCGCAGTGCCTCATCGAGGAGGCCGAGCAGACGCTCGATGCGGGCGGCGAGGTCGACAACATGCAGCCCTGGTTCGTGCGCGAGAACAAGTGGCGCGGCGCCCGCTACGGGCTGGACGCGATCGTGATCGTCAACCGCGCCGGCGACGAGCGTCTGGTCACCGAGCATCTCGCCGAGACCCTCGAACGGCTGAAGCCGATCGCCGAGCGGCTCGACTGCGCCGGGGAGCTCGCGGACGTGCAGCTCATCCTCGACCGCGGTGCCAGCTACCAGCGCCAGCGGCGCATCGCCGAGGCGCACGGCGGCGACACCCGCGCGGTCGTCGCGGGACTGGCCGCCGAGTTCGCGACCGGCGAGCCCTCGACGATCTGA
- a CDS encoding D-alanyl-D-alanine carboxypeptidase gives MPHDDLDRLAWIMRTSDAAESRRRADPAAEAAERARDRRRRRRSTIAAIVTVVVIAALAGGYVFATLTAPVGMPSGTAKAPVVDSSPAVAFPTPAGEFAVSVAGADEFLGAGASGILTASGGDAAKPMASISKLVTALVVLDRKPLGDGGTGPTITFDKAAHDLYDKYYVLNATIAAMPEGTRMSERDAIATMLVASASNYAEAVSTWAFGSQPAFVSAARSWLKKHGLTSTTFAEPTGLDSRNTSTPADLLALGKLVMADPALAQIVGLHSLEVAGLPTLSTTNPALGIDGVNGIKTGTLDDVGVNLLFSANVKVAGIDAPLQVVGVILGSGREQIVTDVRAWLDALRAGFSDTIVGEVGTEVGTYRTAWGSTATMTLGDTARLVTWSDAKVTAKMTTTALKTGRDGERIGTVVYTAGSRSASVPVVLKGTITKPTTEWRLTHPAEVLRW, from the coding sequence GTGCCCCACGACGACCTCGATCGCCTCGCCTGGATCATGCGCACGAGCGATGCGGCCGAGTCGCGACGCCGAGCTGATCCGGCCGCTGAGGCGGCGGAGCGCGCCCGCGACCGGCGCCGCCGGCGGCGCAGCACGATCGCTGCGATCGTGACGGTCGTGGTGATCGCGGCGCTGGCGGGCGGCTACGTCTTCGCGACGCTCACCGCGCCCGTCGGGATGCCGTCGGGCACCGCGAAGGCGCCGGTCGTCGACTCCTCCCCCGCCGTCGCGTTCCCGACTCCGGCGGGCGAGTTCGCGGTGAGCGTCGCGGGCGCTGACGAGTTCCTCGGCGCCGGCGCCTCGGGCATCCTGACGGCGTCGGGCGGCGACGCGGCCAAGCCGATGGCCAGCATCAGCAAGCTCGTGACCGCGCTCGTCGTGCTCGACCGCAAGCCGCTCGGCGACGGCGGCACCGGGCCCACGATCACCTTCGACAAGGCCGCTCACGACCTCTACGACAAGTACTACGTGCTGAACGCGACGATCGCGGCGATGCCCGAGGGCACGCGGATGAGCGAGCGCGACGCGATCGCGACGATGCTCGTCGCCTCCGCTTCGAACTACGCCGAGGCGGTGTCGACCTGGGCCTTCGGCTCGCAGCCGGCGTTCGTGTCGGCGGCGCGCAGCTGGCTGAAGAAGCACGGCCTCACCAGCACGACCTTCGCCGAGCCGACCGGACTCGACTCGCGCAACACGAGCACCCCCGCCGATCTGCTCGCACTCGGCAAGCTCGTGATGGCCGATCCCGCGCTCGCGCAGATCGTCGGGCTGCACAGCCTCGAGGTCGCCGGGCTTCCGACGCTCTCGACGACGAATCCGGCGCTCGGCATCGACGGGGTGAACGGCATCAAGACCGGCACGCTCGACGACGTCGGAGTGAATCTGCTGTTCTCCGCGAACGTGAAGGTCGCGGGCATCGACGCCCCGCTGCAGGTCGTCGGCGTGATCCTCGGCAGCGGCCGCGAACAGATCGTCACGGATGTGCGCGCCTGGCTCGACGCCCTGCGGGCCGGGTTCAGCGACACGATCGTCGGCGAGGTCGGCACGGAGGTCGGCACCTACCGCACCGCGTGGGGTTCGACGGCGACGATGACTCTCGGCGACACCGCGCGACTGGTGACCTGGTCGGACGCGAAGGTCACCGCGAAGATGACGACGACCGCACTGAAGACAGGCCGCGACGGCGAGCGGATCGGCACCGTCGTCTACACGGCGGGTTCGCGGTCGGCGAGCGTGCCGGTCGTGCTCAAGGGGACGATCACGAAGCCGACGACCGAGTGGCGGCTGACACATCCGGCCGAGGTGCTGCGCTGGTAG